The Candidatus Eremiobacteraceae bacterium nucleotide sequence ACTAATAGCCTCGTCTTTTCAGCCCGCGCGCTTCCGGTGGACTCTATTGGATGATCGCAACTCGCGCCTAGCAGGGCTCGCCACCCTATCTCTGCTTCTAGCCGCCTGGCTCGCCGGATGTGGCTCGCATTCGATCCAAGCGCCGGTCGCGGCACCCGGCCTTGCCGCGCGGGGGAACGTCGCGAGCCCGCCGCCCGGAATCCTCGCCGACACGTGGTCGGGCATCCACGCGTTCCAAGTCTTCGACGCGCACATCCCGCCGTTGCGGGCGACCGCCCACGCATCGCGCTACGAGCTCGTGTGGGGCACCCGCGACCCGCAAGCCTGGCTCGCGGGCAACCCAGCGATCATCGCGACCTACTACGCACCGTTCGACTCCGATTTCACGAAAGTCCATGGGCTCAAGTGGTGGCAGGGGCATCACCCCGATTGGATCCTCTACAAGTGCGACGAGAAGACGCCGGCGTGGCCGAGCGGGCTGAAATACGTGCCGCTCGACATCTCGAATCCGGCGGTCGTGCAATGGCAGATGGCGACGTATGCGCCGGTGATGGAAAACGGCGGATATAGCGGCTTCGGCGCGGATCTCGTGAGCCTCGACAATGCGACGCTTGGTTGCGGCGTGTTCATCCACGGCGTCTGGACGCAGAAGTTCTCCGGCCAAAATGTGGACGAGGCGTGGGCGCAGGCCGTTCTCGCGTGGACGCAGGCAGTCGTCAACGCGATGCACTCGCAGCCGCGCCCGCTCGTGTTCGGCGCGAATCACGTGCCGGAGAGCCGTCCGTTCGGCGACGCGGATGAGGACGCGTTCTTGAACCTCATCGACTTCGACGACGACGAGAGCGCGTTCACGAACTACGGGCAGCAGCCCGTCACGACGGCGAGGCTCACGTTGATCGTCGAGTGGATGAAATACATCCAAGGACTCGGCAAGGCGTTCGTCGTCGACGACAAGTGGAACACGCCGACGACCACGCAGCAGGAGCTCGGCTGGTCCATCGGCACGTATCTGCTCGGCAAGTACCACCAATCGGCGCTCTTCACAGACCATCTGCCGGGCTACGGTTACGAATATTATTTTCCGCAGTACAATGCGGCGGTCAGCAAGCCGTGCGCCGACATGGTACCCGATCCGAACGACAAGGGCATCTTCACGCGCAAGTATGAGGGCGCGTACGTGGTGGTCAATGCATCGCTGAGCCAGACGTTCAGCGTGACGTTGCCGAAGCCGTCATACAAGTCGATCTTCGGGGATATCGTGACGAGCCCGGTGACGGTACCGCCTGATACCGGCGACATCTTATTGACCTCTCACGGCTGCCAATAGCCGCGGCCGTCTTGGCCGCCGGTAGCGGCTGCTAGACGCGCTCGACGCTCGCGTGAACGCACTTCTGTCAATGATGGAGGTGCGTTTTTCATGGATCCGGCAGCGCTATCGGCGCACGAGCGTCACCCGGTCGTCTTCGGCGTATACCGCGACGGCGACAACAACCTCGACCAGGCGCAAGAGCGAAATGTCACCGACTTCGTTTCGGCGACCGCGCGCGATCGCGCGCTGAAGGTCGTCGCCGAAGATACGACCTCGCTGCCGCGATCGTCGTTCGGGATCGGCGAGCTGCGGACCGAGTCGTCCATCATCGAGGGCGGCGACCAGCGCGTCGTGCGCGTCACGTCGCCGGTCGACATGTCCGATCGTTCGACGCTCGCGGCCTTCGTCGAGCGCACGCTCGATGCGCGAACGTCCGACCCGAAGTTCGCACGCGCCGACGTGTGGCTCGACCTCGTCGATCACGGCGGCGGCGACGGCGGGGGCCTTGAAGCCGATTCGAGCGGCGGCTTCATGTCGATCGGCGACATCGCGGGCGCGATCGCGGACGGACGCGCTCGCTTTCGAGCGGAGCATCCCGGCGCGGATGACCGCGTCACGGGCGTGGTCGCGAATCAATGCTTGATGAGTTCTTTGGGCTTCGCAGACTCGCTCTCACGCGCCGGTGTCCGTTATCTGTGCGCCTCGCCGGAAACATGAGGTCGCATGCGCCCAGGAGTTAGTGGGCTCATTCCGTCGCGAGGGTACTGATATACTTGGCTCAAATCCGGTCTGTCCCGTATACGGTCGTATGAGCTACCCCTGGATTGGTGGCGGATGGGTCTCAATTCGTGACTCTATAATGGTAGCACGAGTTACCGTGCCGGGGTCACGTTGCGGAACGGAAACTAAACCGATCTTGCGAACGTACCGACGTAGGGGATGTGGTTCTCAGAGGGGTAACACAAACCCAGGCGCACAGGCTTAAAGCCACGATGCGCTATGTGCCGTCGCCTCAAAGGGGCAATTTGTGGTGGACACTGTGACCGAATCCGTAGCGGCCACTGAGTCAGTCGAAGAGTCAGTAGAAAAAATCGATCTAACCGTTTTCGTCCGTCCGTCTTACGTTGACGACGGCTTCTTAGCCATTTGCTATCAGTGGAATCTCGCAGCAAGCGGTAAAACTCCCTACGAAGCGTTTGAGAATCTTCGCGATGTTGTCATGACCGCCGCTGAGATAGCCGAAGAGGGTGGCGAAGAGTCATTTGACGCCTTCGTTAATCAGAAACCAAACGCCGCCACGATTAGAGAGTTTACAACGTTCAAAATCGTTTGGGCGATAACACTCGTCTTCGCGGTTATTCTCATGCCCGCCGCTCTAGTATTTATGGGAGTGAAGCTCTTACAGGAGAGTTTGCAGAGCCGCTTCAGGAAGTATAGCGTTCCTGCGAACATGATGCTTTGCCACTCTTAGGATATGGATGGGCAAACGTTGGCCGCCGATCAAGAGGCGAGACTGGGTTGAAATCCTAGAGAACCTAGGACTCATGCCCCGTGCGGCGAGGAAGTCCGGCCGGGGCGATCACCGGGTCTATCACGGTCAAATCAACGGGCGTTCGGTTATGATACCCGTGGATTGGAACGTGGAAGAAGTCGACTACTACTACGTCGGCCAGCTGGAAGATCAGTCGGGCCTGACCAAGGCGGAAATCTACGGTCGGTGCAAGCGGACGGCCCGGTCCGCGTCGGTACCATGTCTGCTCAAGGCTGAGCCGGAACCTACTGACGGGTAACATCCGCCTCAAGGCGAAGTAAGGGCTAGTCCCCGCGTGAGCGGGGCACCGCTATAACCCGGTAACTATATGGCGCGGTCGGCACCATATCTTACCCCTCACTCGGCTGTTCCGGAACGCTCGCGATCCTCCGTGCCCGACGGCGGGACCTATTGGTATCGCGAGTCCATAACCCAAGGCACCGACAAATGCATCGATGGGGGCACGATTCAAATGCATGTCCTTCCATTGGGTGACGGCACATCTTGGGACTGGAAATGGGATGGATCGGACATTTCCGTAAGAGGCGTCAGCGGTACGCCGAACAATCAATAGCGATTAGACGTGGGGTGGGTCGAGGATCGCCGACATGAACCGATGCGGGCGACGCGGCATGCGGCCTCGTGTCAGCCGCCGGCGACGAAGGCGCGCACGACTCCTTGCCGTCAATCCACGCCTGGACCCGGTCGGTCTGCCGCCGGCGCGCGATGTACGCCGTCAACTTGAAGCCGATAGTATCGGCGAGATAGCGCACAATTGCGGAGAAATCGCGGCCGAGCGATTCGCGATACGACTCACGGAGCAGATCGTCGATAGCTGTACGGCTCACCGATTATCGGCGGCCTTAGCCACTCCGGGGCGGATGGCCAGAGCGCGACGTCGTGGCGCTCGAAGAGGTCGCGCAGGAACGCGCGGGCGGCGTAGACGTCGCGCGGCGACGGAAGTCGTTCGGTCGTGCGACTCAGTATCTGCACTAGCACGATGTCGGGCCGTCGAAAGCCCGGATACGCGCCGGTGAACCTCGGGCCGTATACGCGCATGATGCGGCGCAGAATCGCACGCGCGGAGATCCGGACCGGGAGCGGAGCGGCGAGCCCGAGGGGAGGCAACGTCGCGCGCGCTTGCGACGGCGCGCGCAGCGGCAGCACGACGACGAGGCCGATCGGACCTCCGTGCCGCAGCGCGACGTACGCCGCGCATACGGCGTCGAAGAACTCCAAGCGGGATGCGCGCTCGACCCTGACTGGCAACGTGCCGAGCAGATCGGTTTCAATCGAGACAACCTCCAGATTTGGATGCGAGGGCGCCTCGAAACGCTCGAGCCAGCGCAGCCACGTGCCGAGCGAGCCGACGAGGCGAAGAAAGCGCCCGTCCGTCGGCGCCACCCTTGCGCGCGACAGTCGACCCGTCGGATCGTTTTTCACTTGGTCCTTTCCAAAAAGCGACGCGCTTCATGGCGCGCGCGCTCGACGATCGCGTCGCGAAGGCGCGCCGACAACAGGCTCAGCCTAAAGGCCCAGTCGGCCGCAAGTTGCGCGGCGCCCGTCGCATCGCGATAATCTTCTGACGCGAGGAGCGCCTCGACCACGCGCGCGGCGGCGACGAAGTCGGAACCGACCGCACCGAGCCGGTGCGCCCATTCGAGCATCTTCGGGCCGGAAGGCCCGTCGTCAGGCATCGCCAGCGCCTCGCAGCTCGGCGGATGGACTCGTCAACCTATCGTGACGCGCGACGGCACCGCCGAGGAGGTTGATAGCACGTTGGACCATCCGTGCCGCGCGCTTCGCACGCGCGACCGACCGCCTTTCATCACTATGCATCTTCTTCGTCGTCCCCGCCGTTAGGCAGCTGGAAATTTCGAATCAGCTTCTTCTTCTTCGGTCGCATTGCGCCGTTGCGATCGAGCGCGCCGGACGTCGGATCCGCATGTCCAACGATCAGGTGCGCGCGGCGTATGGCGCGGAGCAGCGGCCGAACGCCGTGCACGCCGAGGTACGGCAAGAATTCCTCGACAAGAAGCGCGACGGTCGACGGATCCGCTGGCAGCGAACGAAGCCGTCGCAGGTCGCACCAGGCGCGAAATGCTTGGAAGCTGCCGATGCGGAAGGCGTTCTCGCGCGGGAGATGCGCGCGCCCGGCGACCGCAAGAGTTTCCGAACGATGCTCGTTCACGTGCGCGCTCCTCGGCCGGCCGGCGCCGAGCGACCTCGCTGTCGAAGATGACGCAAGCGCAATTCTCGCGTCGATTGGAGCGCCCGGCCGTACCCGTCGATGATGCTTTGCGCGCCGGCATACCCCGCGGCAGCCGCCACGGCGACCGGCCCCAACTTTCGCGTCGCGTCGACGACGAATCCCTTGCGGATCGCGGCGACGCAGACGCCATGATGCGGAATCCCCGCGTTCTTCGCGAGCCGCCGAAGCGTCACGGCAATCGCGTGCGACGACATCGGCTGGTTCGCGAACCCCGACGGAGTGTGGCTCGGGAAGAGCGGGCCTGGTTCGACGCCGATGACCGCCGACCACCGCCTGAACCACGTCTTGACGGACAAATCGGGATCGCCGCACTCCCATATCTTCACCTCGCGCATGTGACGCATGCCGATCGTGAAGACGATTCCGTCCTCTTCCGCGCGACAGCGTGAGACGTCCATGGCCCGAACGTGGCGCAGCGCCAAGCCGCCGAGCGCGAGACAGACCAGCAACAGGCCGTTGCGCGCCCCGAACGCCGACCGTCGATTCATGCGCTCGAGCATCAGGCGGACGTCTTTGAGGCGGATAGACCGCATCTGCGCCCGCGGCCGCTCGCGACAGAGTCCATCGACAATCGCCTTCACTTGCGGATGGACGGCGAGGTCGCACGCTCCGCCTTTGCGGAAGTAGTGCGACAGCCCATGGAGTCGGTTCGCCACGGTCTGGGCGGCCAAGCCAGAAGCCACCACGTCGGCGACGTACCTCTTGAAATTCGGCAAACCCGGCTCGAGCGGATCGACGCCGCTCTTCTTCGCCCACTCCACCCAGAGTCTCGCCGCGAGCGTGTACCCCTTGCGGGTCGACGGGCTGTAGGCCGCCGACGCCATGCGCTTGGCCCGTCGTCGTCGAACCGACAATCCGGCAACCGGTCGGGCCAGCGGATCATCTTGCGGCGCGATGTCGAGCAAGTCTATTGCCTCCGCGACCGCGGGATCGTCGACGAGCACGGGCACGCCCTCTTCGCGGAAATACCAAGCGATGGCGTGCGACGCCCGACGCGCGTCGTTCGGAATCGAAAAACGCCGAAGGTACGCGACGAGATAGTCGATCGGCGGACGGCGCGGATCGAGTCCGTCAGCGACGGCGGCTCGTTCCCAGGACTTCGCTCGCCAACGGTATGTCTTCACCGTGGCCGGCGTATAGCGTTCGACCGCCCCGTCGGGCGCTCGAGACAGCGACGCTTGACGACCGCGGAAAGCTCTCATGAGAGAAGCGCCCGGGCGATGTTGACGCGACGCTGGCGCGGACGATAGTAGGCTTGCAGCGACTGCAAGCTCGCGTGACGGACGTGCGCGGCGATGACGACGTCGTCGACGCCGCGTTCCTTCAATTCCGTCACGCAGCCGGCGCGCAGCGAGTGCGCGCCGACGTCGGCGGGAGAAAGACCCACCGCCGGAGCGAACCGTTTGACGTACTCGGCGACGCTCCAGGCGCTCAGGCGGCCCTGCACCTGGTTGCCCGGGTAGATGCGTCGGAAGAGCGGACCGCTGGTTTCGCCGAGGACCTCGAGCCAGGCCTCGACGGCGGCGACCGGGCAGAGCTGCGGATCGTCGGGCAGACGCTCGATCACGACCTCGGCGCCGCGCCCGTACTGATCCTTCTTGCTCTTGATGAGATGAATCGTCAGCCGGTCGGACGCGAACTCGAGATCCTCGACGTCGAGCGCGACCGTCTCCTCGCGCCGCAACCCGCAGAAGAACGTCAGCGCGATCACCGCCCATTCCTGGATGCCGTGCGGCCACGGCCGCTTGGCCGCGGCCGCCGCCATGCCGCGCAGCTCGTCGGCGGTGACCGCCAGCTTCTGCCGACTCGGCGAGCCGCCGTAGAGCCGAGAGATTCCCCGCATGACGTCGCGGACGAGAAGGACGTCCGTCGGACTGGGCAGACCGGCCAACCGATGCGCCTTGGCGATCACGCTCAACGTGGCGCGAATGGTCGAGGCCTCGTACCAGTCGTCGGCCATCCCCGCGATGAGATCCGCGGCGACCGTCGGCGCCATCGGCAACGGACACACGTTCCACCGCTCGCATCGCGCCACCACCTGACGCCATGCGCTGTTGTACGAGCGGATCGTGTTGCGCGCCAAGCTTTGACACGCGTAGAACGCGGCGCGAGAGACGGCGCCGTCAGCGTCGACGAGAGCGGGCAACCCGAACTCGACTTTCGCAGAAGCGGGGACCGGCAGCTTGGGGAGGCGCGGCTTCGCTTGTTTCATTCGTTGCGCGCCGTCATCGTTTGTGCCAAAGGATTGAGTCGATGCTCCATCTATTGGCATAGCACCTTCCGCCGCAGCGGCGGCCGCGAGAATCCATTCGGGGACGGCTGGCTCGCGACGACGTCGACGAACTTGTGGGTTTCGATCGGTCGGTTTCAAGACGATGCTCCTTCGTGCTATGCGTTGGTGCTCGGTGAGTCTTGATGAGCGACGTGATGCGCGTCACGTTTCGGTTTGGATGTTTATCGGTGGATGCCGTATGTCGCCACTCTAGGTGCCACTCTTTGCCGCGCCCTTGCCGCCCGCGAAGACGCGGGTACCAGAAGTGACGGAGCCCGGACGACGACGACGCTCAATGTAACTTGGAACACGCAAACGACCTTACGCGCCAGTGCTTGACGAGGGAGAAGTCCGACGTGGGAGCCATGAAGATCAACCGCCGGCCTGTGGCCAAGAGCGGAGTCAAACCGCCGAACAGACGGCCTTACGAGTCGGCCGAACCCGCGGTCCTCACCGTCGAAGAGACGGCCGCGTACCTTCGGATCTCGCCCCACTCGGCCTACATCATGAGCCGGAACGGGCTGCTGCCGATCGTCCGTCCGCTCAAGCGACGGACGCTCGTCATCAAGAAGCTGCTCGACGAGGCTATCGTGGACCGCACGCTCGGCACGAGGATCTTCGAGCCGGCCGCATCGTGACGCTCACATGGCAGGCCAGGGACCGGCTTGCCGCCTGTAACACAATCAACCAAACGCGCCCGTCTCCATCATGCGTGAATTGAGTCAGAGTTGCTCTAACGCGCCCGACACACAGAGGCTAACGTCCGCCCGCTTGAAGTAAGCCGCTGCCCCTCGACGAGCCCGACAGATGAGCAACGTCCGTCGTCGTGTCAGGGACCGAGTATAGGTCCGCCCCGCGCATTTCGTGGGACTTTACCGCGCTGGCGACCTCGACTACAATGAGGCCGAGCGAATCGACTCAATCGGCCTGGAAAGGCCGATCTGGCCCTGCTCTTAGTGGGGGCTATTTCGATGTCGAACATTCGGGTTTGGTTTCTAGTCGCGGTGCTCGGACTGGCGTGCATCGCAGCAACTGCGCCGTACTTACCCCCGCCTACCGTTAGCGCGTTCGGTTCCCAAGTCTTCACGGTCAGCTGGTTACAATCTCCGGCCCCAAATCCCAGCCAGGCTTCGGAGTGGAGCCCAATCGTCTCGTGCGGGCAGTCCAATTCGGCACCCACGTTGATGTACGCGGACGATCCCGAAACATGGGATACAGTTCCCGGCGACAATTCATGGGACTACAAGAACCCCAACACTCCGCAGCCCAGCACCGTCAATAACCTCTTGCTGGAGCAAGGCTCGCTTGGAGACGGCGCGGCTGGTTATATCTACTTCTACTTCGATAACAAACTCGGAGTCACGGCGCGCCTTTACATCGGGGGTGTCGGTCCAGCCTCCTTGAAGTATATGGTGTCGGAGACAACCGGACCTGACTCCGATACGCTTAGCAGAGACGGGGCCATGCAGACCGCGGCATTCTTATCAAATCTCGTGCCCGGCAACGGTCTCCAGCAGAAAACGCTCGGTCCGCCAAGCGTCACCGGTCTACCGACGCAGATTGTCAGCTATTCGGTCAGCAACAATACACTTATACAAGGCGAAATGTTCGTCACAGGACTCACGGCGGCGGCGACGTTCGATGTCTATGCTGACGACTGCACCGGGACTCCGTGTCCGAGCACTCACAACAAAAACCTGACGGGCGATTCGCACATGCGTCGGGGGAATTTTGCCAACGCGGAATACGATCTCGACCATAACGATACGACGTCGATTGAGACAACCGGCGGATTCGCCTGGTACGACGTGGTCGGGCCGAATAGTTGCGTCGGCGCGATAAATGGGGTAGACCCATTCGGACAGTACACCCCAAGAAACACCGGCGATTACGGCGTTCCGATAATCATCACGGGCACACCGTCAACCACGCAGTATTGGTTTCTCATGGGCTCTCCGGCCGGAATGGCACCCGGGACCCCTGACGCCTTCTCGGTTTACGTCAGCGGGCTGACCGATCCGGCCACAGGCGTCGACGTCACGGGCGCGTGGGCCGTCGCGTTCCCAACGTCCAATCCCCCGACCCCCTCGCCTCAGCCTACCGACACGCCGCTCATATGTTGCGCGCAGTCAGCGGTCCTGGGAACCAGCGCAACACTTCCGCGAACGATAGAATGGATTCCGTCCGGTGGAGAAGCCCTACCGGCGCGATTCTGGTACAACGTTCCAGTTCCTAAAAAGAACATACGAGTCCAGAGGTCGCACAGATGAAAGTAAGGACTATCCAAGCGGTTGTCGTGATCATCGCCACTATCGCCGTTGTCGCCGTCGTCGCGACATCGGCGGTCGTCATGGCACACCGAAGCGCCGCCGAAAGCCCATCGACACCGCAGCGCCAATACGAGCAATCGCTGGACCAACAGCTCAGATGGAACAGTGATTTTAGGGCCAATTACGCGATCCACGTCAGGATGATGGACTTGTTCGACCGTTTTCCGACTTTCGATCGCGCCAACTTCGGCCCGGGCGTTCGAGTTGTTTATTGGCGGTCGGTCAAATGGGTTATCAAGTCCGTTTACCAGGACCAAAACGGCAATCAGATCGTACACCTATCGTACGGCGGTGGCCCTGGCATAGACGAAGACTACACAGCGAGGTTGGTCAATGGTCGATACGACGGGCATCTAAAGGTCGACTGGGCGTCGCTCGCTCGAGACCCAAGATTCGCCGACGGCTTCGCCCCTTGGAACTCACTGCACTTTGTCTGTCGCGACGTACGTTCGAACGGATCGACCCTGGCGGTTGCTCCTCTCGGTCCCGGTGGTCCAACCATTACGAAAGCCCAGCTATCCGAAGCAACCGAAGGTGTATCGGACCTCGCTGGGACGTCCGTTGGTTGCTACAAATTCGCGGGAAGGACCCTCGTCGGGTTCTCACACGAAACCACCGGCGTACTTTTCCAAATGTCGAATGGTATGCTCGTACCGCTTGTCAGAGGCAACATAGCGTTGTCAGATTCACGCGGCAGTTTTCTGGTCGTCGCCGTTAGCTCGGGGTACACCGAAAACGACTTACAGCAAACCGATTATCTCGAAGCGTTCGCGCCTCGTTAGCTAGACGCGTCCATCGCATGGCGCGTAGCGTCGCCCATCTTGGAAGCGGACTCCGTTTTTCGATGACCCGTATGTCCGCGCGATCGTACGAGCCTACTCATGGCGAAGAATGCCCCCCGCTCGAGTCTTGCGTCGCGAATCGCATGTGGGAGTCGTGGATGCTCAAGGACTTTGCGGACGCCCCCGACCAGTCCCAGTCCGACTAAGGGTCGTTGTATGGCCCCAATAAGCTTGCTTAGGAATGAGCGATAGGAAGCGTCTCGCCGTCGCTCGCTGCGTCGCCGGACTACGGTTGCCTCGCCAGATTGTCGCAAACGCCTCGGCCGCGTCACGTCTTTCGGAGCGCGAGTCGGCGACGAGCGGCGTACCGAGTCGCCCTTCCTCACCGTCGCGGAGACGGCGGCCTGCCTCAAAGTGTCGCGGCAGACCGTGCGCAACCTCATCGAGCTGGGCCTTCTTCCGGTCGTCCGACTCTCGCCGCTGGGCAGACGCATACTAACGAAGAAACTCGACGAAATGGCCGCGGGCGGCTCGCTCGGGATGCTCGCACCGCGAGTCGATGATTGACGGTTTGACCTTCGGATTAACTTGGAACAAGCACGACCTTACGCGCAGCCGCGTCACCACAATAGCCCAATTGTGGTGAGTGGGGCCTGGTGTCTGGAATTGTGGTGAGTGACCTTCGCGCCCAAGGGTCGAACGCTGGTCCGCAGAACCGCATCGCAAGTGAAAAATCGGGATGCGAATCTCGCGGTCGTGGCGGGGGCTGTGACCTTAGCCCTTGCCGTCTTGCCGATGGCCTGGATTCTGCTGGAGAAAGTCCTTGGACTTGAGCCGCCGGACGTCGCGGAGCTGGGGGCGATTGCTGGGGCGATATTCACCGCTGGTGGGCTGGTCATCGCCATCGTATCGATCTACTCGATGATCAACGTTCAGAAAATCGCTCGCAACGAAGTGGACAGGCTGCTGGGAACGCTCAGTCGCCAGTTTGGCGAACGCCTTCAAACTTACTTGCGGGCCTTCGACAGGTTTCTTGCAGCGCGCTCGGTATCGGAGCATCTGGGCTTCGACGACATGTCCGCCATCGAGCACCATATCAGGAGGGCGCTCGAGATTGACAAGGAGTTGGTCGGCGCCCGGCGTTGGATCGGCGACATGTACTACACGATCGCTGGCTCGCAGTTCCTCGAGCAGCATCGTGGAAGGACGATTACGAACCCTAGCGGCGCCACGGCCGCGAGTGCCGCCGCGGATGTATCGCGGGCGATCAACTGGCTTGTCGAAGCGAGAGCGTACGGCGATGGTGACGAGGTCGAAGCGACTGCTCGACTGGCCGAACTTTATGGTATGACCGGCGGCTTTGAGCGAGAAATGTTCTCGTGCGTCTCAAGCGTAGTGGCCTCAGGCAGGCCTCAGTCATTTGAGCACAATTCGAGCCGCGCATTCCTGGTTGCAGGATGCAAGGACGAAAAGTCGGTGCGTGATCTCGCGGAGTTGCTCGGCGCAACCTTCCCGTGGCGCCGCGAAGATCTTGACCGTGAATGGCAAGCGTTCGTTCATGGCGACCTGGCGATACACGGGGCGACCACGCCGGCCCCGACCATTTGGGTCCTTCCGCGAGGCCGGCGACGGCTTGATGATCCCAAAGGTCCGGGCGAGGTTCGACTGTTACCACACCGCGACGGTGTCGGCATTAGGGCGACGTGGGTGACGATGTTTCAAGTACCAGGCCAAAACGTTAGGCATGGCGGGATTCCGTCTATCTCCTACGACTCCAACGGAACGCCGACCGAGGCACCAGAGCCGCCTCCGGCCGAAGAAGTCTTCTCAGAACTCCTCGATCGGTTCCATGTGATCGGTCGCTCGGAATCTTCCCGGTTCCCAGAGCGAGGAATCGAACTGGATTGATAGGTGCGTCATGCCGGGGCGGCATCCTCATGATTCGGATGTTCCCGAGCAGACGTCAGTCTTGCTGAGACCGACTGGCTGAGCGGCTTGTCGACACCTAAGCCGACCCTCGATTCCGGCCGAGACAGTCATGGGCATGAAACGAGACCTGCGAAGGCCTCCTTACTGGCGCGCGGCTGGCGATGGCGGCCGCGTCCGTTTGATCGTAAGTCTTCCCTCTCGAGGCGCTGGTCAGGCGGGCGGTCTTTCCGTTCTTCTGGCGCTCGATCGTTCTTCCAATATATCCGACCCGAACCTCGCCCGAGCTTCGGGTTCGTCTGCCGACGACGTTTCGCGCGGGGGCGCCGCTTCAACCAGCGCGATGAGGCGTTCCGCGGTCAGATCGTAGACCGGACTGGCGCCAGCGTGAAGCAGGTCAAATAGTCCAGGGTGGGACGCCCAGATATCCATGCCCTCGCCGAGACGCAGCATGGATTCGGCCGATTCCGGGTGCGCCGCGAACTCCTGCGCGAACGTCGGCCATTGGATCTGGAGTGCGAGCCACTTCGCAAGCACTCTGGGATGTATGTTGGAGCCCGACGGAACGCGCGCTTCGAGAAGCCCCGTTTTCTCGGCGACGAGGATGTACAGGCGATACAAATTCACGAGTTGTTTGAGCTTTCGGGGATTCGAATCGAGGAGTCGTGCGAGCAGAAGTATGAACTCGCGATCCTCCGACAAGTCTCGGTGCGGCGAGTTGGCGGCGCTGTGCGTCGGTTCGTTCGACTTTCCGACGCCGAAGTGGAGGGTCTGCAGCAAATGTCCGAGATCAGCGGTCTTGGGCGTCGGCACCTGGAACGGGGCTTGGACAAATTTGTCGACGAACGCGTAACCAAACCGAAGGGCGACATCGGTCGCGTCTACCGGAGAGCGATACAGGTATTTTAGCTGCTGCTCATGTCGCGCGGCGAGCGCGGCGGAAACGATTGGGCGGTCGATCGCGACGACGAAGATCAGTCTTGACGTCCGCGACGGGTCGGCGGAGTCTGCGGTGCTTAGAAGATTCAGAGCGTGCACGATGTCCGCGATCTCGTCCGGAGCGCAACGATCGATGTCGTCGACGAATACGTAGACGCGTTCGTCTTTGCCG carries:
- a CDS encoding helix-turn-helix domain-containing protein; the protein is MKINRRPVAKSGVKPPNRRPYESAEPAVLTVEETAAYLRISPHSAYIMSRNGLLPIVRPLKRRTLVIKKLLDEAIVDRTLGTRIFEPAAS
- a CDS encoding helix-turn-helix domain-containing protein, with the translated sequence MRRRTTVASPDCRKRLGRVTSFGARVGDERRTESPFLTVAETAACLKVSRQTVRNLIELGLLPVVRLSPLGRRILTKKLDEMAAGGSLGMLAPRVDD
- a CDS encoding P-loop NTPase fold protein; translation: MGDAVATTDALGFSPYVQAVAEFLSAPETKAPLTLSLEGRWGSGKSSFAVQLRDALKRSGRRTAWFDPWLHGVGESFWASFALQLMRELANDLDVGRRIAANVRLFFMRYDFWRALPRLGAFLVSIAVFVTALFVEAYALWTQGPQFIATLLSGHLVAKAFSGGPQSLLEFLATSAGAFAIAIVALAALRATTFLLGNPFESDLKDYLSDPRYRSRETFVETFRRDFGRILDAYVGKDERVYVFVDDIDRCAPDEIADIVHALNLLSTADSADPSRTSRLIFVVAIDRPIVSAALAARHEQQLKYLYRSPVDATDVALRFGYAFVDKFVQAPFQVPTPKTADLGHLLQTLHFGVGKSNEPTHSAANSPHRDLSEDREFILLLARLLDSNPRKLKQLVNLYRLYILVAEKTGLLEARVPSGSNIHPRVLAKWLALQIQWPTFAQEFAAHPESAESMLRLGEGMDIWASHPGLFDLLHAGASPVYDLTAERLIALVEAAPPRETSSADEPEARARFGSDILEERSSARRTERPPA
- a CDS encoding tyrosine-type recombinase/integrase gives rise to the protein MKQAKPRLPKLPVPASAKVEFGLPALVDADGAVSRAAFYACQSLARNTIRSYNSAWRQVVARCERWNVCPLPMAPTVAADLIAGMADDWYEASTIRATLSVIAKAHRLAGLPSPTDVLLVRDVMRGISRLYGGSPSRQKLAVTADELRGMAAAAAKRPWPHGIQEWAVIALTFFCGLRREETVALDVEDLEFASDRLTIHLIKSKKDQYGRGAEVVIERLPDDPQLCPVAAVEAWLEVLGETSGPLFRRIYPGNQVQGRLSAWSVAEYVKRFAPAVGLSPADVGAHSLRAGCVTELKERGVDDVVIAAHVRHASLQSLQAYYRPRQRRVNIARALLS